One Thalassotalea atypica DNA window includes the following coding sequences:
- a CDS encoding SoxR reducing system RseC family protein has product MIEERAVVKELFPDAIMVESVIKSTCSQCHQVDNCGNGQVAKALPQKKLSLLIPTTERFVVGDELIIAIPERFLLQSAWQVYMWPLLGLLICAGGGQYLLNKGFLTHELYVVGFALLGGFSGSKLAKWWQDYSGLQKKLVPKILKTAPKNIETLYVS; this is encoded by the coding sequence ATGATTGAAGAACGTGCTGTTGTAAAAGAACTTTTCCCAGATGCGATTATGGTGGAAAGTGTTATTAAGTCGACTTGTAGCCAGTGCCATCAAGTCGATAACTGCGGCAATGGTCAAGTTGCAAAAGCATTACCACAGAAAAAACTCTCGCTATTAATCCCAACAACAGAGCGTTTTGTTGTTGGAGATGAGCTAATCATCGCTATTCCTGAACGTTTTTTATTGCAATCAGCTTGGCAAGTATACATGTGGCCGTTACTTGGACTGTTAATTTGTGCAGGGGGAGGCCAGTATTTGCTAAACAAAGGTTTTTTGACTCATGAGCTTTATGTCGTTGGCTTTGCCTTACTAGGCGGTTTTAGTGGCAGTAAATTAGCTAAGTGGTGGCAAGACTATTCTGGTTTACAAAAAAAACTTGTGCCGAAAATTTTGAAAACGGCACCTAAGAATATAGAGACCCTTTACGTCTCTTAA
- a CDS encoding MucB/RseB C-terminal domain-containing protein: MKLISSLLLLLSISFSVAAIENELAKTWLERLSVSLNKLNFNTSFVVVKNNQAEPYHWFHGVVEGNTELEILALLNGPRRDVLRKGQTVSYIEPEFPPYSVIADNISGPIPSVFSKDVSVLEQSYNFISVGRSRVLGRAAQLVRIVSKDEHRHGHWLWLDQESGLPLKLALITRKGQLLEQVQFTHLEITDQPAESLTQLNVAELPAVVEIPDAAVQKFAWKVNWLPDGFKRLKSDRHRITQTKQPVEFILFSDGLVDVSVYVGKSQDSQRAVDFARDGGTVVLNQVVDGFEISVVGKIPSKTAKIIADSVAFVAPISE; encoded by the coding sequence ATGAAATTAATCAGTAGTTTGTTGCTACTGTTAAGCATAAGCTTTTCAGTAGCTGCAATTGAAAATGAACTAGCCAAGACTTGGCTTGAACGTCTATCCGTCTCCCTCAATAAACTTAATTTCAATACTTCTTTTGTTGTTGTTAAAAATAATCAAGCAGAGCCTTATCACTGGTTCCACGGTGTTGTTGAAGGCAATACAGAACTTGAGATTTTGGCGTTACTTAATGGACCCCGCAGAGATGTTTTAAGAAAAGGCCAAACGGTGAGTTATATTGAGCCTGAATTCCCTCCTTATTCTGTTATTGCGGACAATATTTCTGGTCCCATTCCGTCAGTTTTTAGTAAAGATGTCAGTGTATTGGAGCAGAGTTATAATTTTATCTCCGTTGGACGTAGCCGAGTATTAGGTCGAGCCGCCCAGCTTGTTAGAATTGTGTCAAAAGATGAACACCGACACGGCCACTGGCTATGGTTAGATCAAGAGTCTGGCTTACCATTGAAATTGGCGTTGATCACTCGCAAAGGACAACTGTTAGAGCAAGTTCAGTTTACCCATTTAGAGATAACCGATCAGCCAGCAGAAAGTCTTACTCAGCTTAACGTTGCAGAGTTACCTGCGGTTGTTGAAATCCCTGATGCTGCTGTTCAGAAATTTGCTTGGAAAGTTAATTGGTTACCTGACGGTTTTAAACGCTTGAAATCTGATCGTCACCGTATCACGCAAACAAAACAGCCAGTTGAATTTATACTCTTTAGCGATGGACTAGTAGACGTGTCAGTGTATGTTGGAAAAAGCCAGGACAGCCAACGTGCTGTTGATTTTGCTCGAGACGGTGGCACGGTGGTCTTGAATCAAGTGGTTGATGGCTTTGAGATTAGTGTTGTCGGGAAAATTCCTTCGAAGACTGCTAAAATAATCGCAGACTCCGTAGCTTTTGTTGCCCCAATATCTGAATGA
- a CDS encoding sigma-E factor negative regulatory protein — protein MIEKEFEAVSSLVDGEQPNNELLDQIGHDEQLSDTWEQYHLIGDIMRDEVSDNISLELSDNIAAAIEQEPTVLAPRASKSFTSKVKGKVVQFARPFGQMAIAASAAGLMILGVQTNVAENETVAPSQVVQTIPLGGIADPVSFNYTTNDRASQKQAYIEQQRRFQALLADHQQQIKLSSVTKVQETEANEKVEELPK, from the coding sequence ATGATAGAAAAAGAGTTTGAGGCAGTATCATCGCTTGTTGATGGTGAACAACCAAATAATGAGTTGCTAGATCAAATCGGTCATGATGAACAACTGTCTGATACTTGGGAACAATATCATCTCATTGGTGATATTATGCGTGATGAGGTCAGCGACAATATATCATTGGAACTTTCTGACAATATTGCTGCTGCTATTGAACAAGAGCCTACGGTTTTAGCACCTAGAGCAAGTAAGAGCTTTACTAGTAAAGTGAAAGGTAAAGTGGTTCAGTTTGCAAGACCTTTTGGTCAGATGGCTATCGCAGCGTCAGCGGCAGGGCTAATGATCCTTGGCGTGCAAACCAATGTTGCTGAGAATGAAACTGTTGCTCCTTCACAGGTTGTACAAACGATACCGTTAGGTGGTATTGCAGATCCTGTAAGCTTTAACTATACGACCAATGATAGAGCGTCTCAGAAGCAGGCTTATATCGAACAACAACGTCGTTTTCAGGCATTATTAGCTGATCATCAGCAACAAATTAAATTAAGCTCAGTCACCAAAGTGCAAGAGACTGAAGCAAATGAAAAGGTTGAAGAATTACCTAAATGA
- the rpoE gene encoding RNA polymerase sigma factor RpoE, whose protein sequence is MSEQNVDQKLVERVQKGDKNAFNLLVKKYQHKVSNLVTRYVKNQADVPDIVQEAFIKAYRALPNFRGESAFYTWLYRIAVNCAKNHMVAGSRKPPSSDVEIEDAEIYDGGDALRENASPEKLLLTNEIKKVVFDTIEQLPEELRIAINFRELEGLSYEEIATIMECPVGTVRSRIFRARDAIDKKIRPLLQR, encoded by the coding sequence ATGAGCGAACAAAACGTCGATCAAAAATTGGTCGAGCGGGTTCAGAAAGGGGATAAAAACGCTTTCAACCTGCTAGTGAAAAAATATCAACATAAAGTGTCCAATTTAGTGACGCGTTATGTGAAAAACCAAGCAGATGTGCCTGATATTGTTCAAGAAGCTTTTATCAAAGCATATCGCGCCTTGCCTAATTTTAGAGGTGAAAGCGCATTTTATACTTGGTTGTATCGTATCGCGGTGAATTGTGCCAAGAATCATATGGTTGCTGGTTCAAGGAAACCGCCAAGTTCAGATGTTGAAATTGAAGATGCGGAAATTTATGATGGGGGTGACGCATTGCGTGAAAATGCATCGCCTGAGAAATTATTACTGACAAATGAAATTAAAAAAGTAGTTTTTGACACCATTGAGCAATTGCCAGAAGAGTTGCGTATTGCAATTAACTTTCGAGAGCTTGAGGGGTTAAGTTACGAAGAGATAGCCACTATCATGGAGTGCCCTGTTGGCACGGTACGCTCAAGAATTTTTAGAGCTAGAGACGCGATAGATAAAAAAATTAGGCCATTACTTCAGCGCTAA
- the nadB gene encoding L-aspartate oxidase encodes MNKQHNCDVLIIGSGAAGLTLALHLAKNADVIVLSKGPINEGSTFYAQGGIAAVFDENDSVDAHVSDTLIAGAGLCEEQAVRFTAENAKGCLEWLINQGVNFDQEPNQVKNDNGDIKYHLTREGGHSHRRILHAADATGQAVQETLVSRIKQHNRIRIFERYNAIDLICDKNKDKACVGAYIWNRNSEKVESVHAKKTILATGGASKVYQYTSNPDVASGDGIAMAWRAGCRVANMEFNQFHPTCLYHAEAGTFLLTEALRGEGAILRRPNGSRFMPEFDERAELAPRDIVARAIDYEMKRLGADCMYLDISHKPADFIKQHFPTIYQKTQSLGIDMTKHPIPVVPAAHYTCGGVMINEQGKTDIDNLYAIGEVAYTGLHGANRMASNSLLECLVYARTAAQDITNTIDTKKPYLKLRQWDDSLVTDSDEEVVIQHNWHELRLFMWDYVGIVRTTKRLERAKRRVELLQKEIDEYYRNFRVTNNLLELRNLAQVAELIINSALERKESRGLHYTLDFPDMLTETSPTILKPR; translated from the coding sequence ATGAATAAGCAACATAACTGCGATGTTTTAATAATTGGCAGTGGCGCAGCAGGTTTAACCTTAGCACTTCATTTAGCTAAAAACGCCGATGTTATTGTATTAAGCAAAGGTCCGATAAACGAAGGTTCAACTTTTTATGCTCAAGGAGGTATCGCTGCGGTATTTGACGAAAATGACAGTGTGGATGCTCATGTGTCAGATACACTCATCGCCGGAGCTGGGTTGTGTGAAGAGCAAGCCGTTCGTTTCACCGCGGAAAACGCTAAAGGCTGTTTAGAGTGGTTGATTAACCAAGGGGTTAATTTTGATCAAGAGCCGAATCAAGTTAAGAATGATAACGGCGATATCAAGTATCATTTAACGAGAGAAGGCGGACATAGTCACAGACGTATCTTGCATGCAGCAGATGCCACCGGTCAAGCAGTCCAAGAAACCTTAGTAAGTCGAATAAAGCAACATAATCGTATCCGTATTTTTGAGCGATATAACGCAATAGATCTGATTTGCGATAAAAACAAAGATAAAGCCTGTGTCGGCGCCTATATTTGGAATCGAAATAGTGAGAAAGTTGAATCAGTGCATGCTAAAAAAACCATTTTAGCTACGGGTGGTGCTAGTAAAGTTTACCAATATACGTCAAATCCTGATGTCGCAAGTGGCGACGGTATCGCCATGGCCTGGCGCGCCGGTTGCCGTGTTGCCAATATGGAGTTCAACCAGTTTCACCCGACCTGCCTTTATCATGCCGAAGCTGGCACATTCTTATTAACCGAAGCTTTACGAGGCGAAGGCGCAATATTACGTCGCCCTAACGGTAGCCGATTTATGCCAGAGTTTGACGAACGAGCTGAACTCGCGCCGCGAGATATTGTTGCAAGGGCTATTGATTATGAAATGAAACGTCTTGGTGCAGACTGCATGTATTTGGATATCAGCCACAAACCTGCCGACTTTATTAAGCAACATTTCCCCACTATTTATCAAAAAACCCAGTCGCTTGGTATCGATATGACCAAGCACCCTATTCCAGTGGTTCCGGCAGCGCACTACACTTGTGGTGGTGTGATGATAAACGAGCAAGGGAAAACAGACATTGATAATTTATACGCCATTGGTGAAGTAGCCTACACTGGGCTTCACGGTGCTAATCGAATGGCCAGTAATTCATTGCTTGAGTGTTTAGTTTATGCCCGAACAGCAGCACAAGATATTACCAACACAATTGATACCAAAAAACCTTACTTAAAATTACGACAGTGGGACGACAGCCTAGTCACCGATTCAGACGAAGAAGTAGTCATTCAACACAACTGGCACGAGCTCCGTCTATTCATGTGGGATTACGTCGGTATTGTCAGAACGACCAAACGCTTAGAGCGAGCAAAACGTCGGGTTGAGTTACTTCAAAAAGAAATTGATGAATATTATCGTAACTTTAGAGTAACTAATAACTTGTTGGAGTTACGAAACCTAGCACAAGTGGCTGAATTAATTATCAATAGTGCACTAGAACGAAAAGAAAGTCGCGGGTTACACTACACATTAGATTTTCCAGATATGTTGACAGAAACTAGCCCGACGATTTTAAAGCCACGGTAA
- a CDS encoding succinate dehydrogenase assembly factor 2 yields MPTESATSTNEKNKARLRWACRRGMLELDVLFLPFVDEAYDNISDHQKLEFERLLTCDDPDLFAWFMGHAVCEDKELNEMVQLILKRVKV; encoded by the coding sequence ATGCCAACAGAAAGTGCTACTTCGACAAATGAAAAAAACAAAGCGCGTTTACGATGGGCTTGCCGTCGTGGAATGTTAGAGCTTGATGTACTTTTTCTTCCTTTTGTAGATGAAGCGTATGACAATATTAGCGACCATCAAAAGTTAGAGTTTGAGCGTTTATTAACGTGTGATGACCCTGACTTATTTGCTTGGTTTATGGGACATGCGGTTTGTGAAGACAAAGAGCTTAACGAAATGGTCCAACTTATACTCAAGCGAGTTAAAGTGTGA
- the ygfZ gene encoding tRNA-modifying protein YgfZ, with translation MSSSTNESGKATYSSPTLEQLPESFVMKLTDFSAISIAGDEQEKYLQGQVTCDVASLTEHNFLTGGHCDAKGKLLSVFRLIQQQQHLLLLQPTQSIDKSLTELKKFGVFAKVEITQSNNSLLACVGKKSIEFIKQKFNKVPDELSPVVQCDDTTIVYIAGNIRRYLLIGHNETLEKYLAEMTVPQMNESVWTLLEITEGFPILPEHAVQQYVPQMLNLDAIGGISFNKGCYLGQETVARMQYLGKNKKTMSLFTGTLIDFNEEVSLEKQLGDNWRNAGDTLSYYRSDSGKYYVQAVVANDLTTDTNIRFKQQPSSTASMIALPYTTQ, from the coding sequence ATGTCTTCAAGCACAAATGAATCAGGCAAAGCAACATATTCTTCTCCGACACTAGAACAACTTCCTGAAAGCTTTGTCATGAAATTAACTGATTTTTCAGCCATTTCCATCGCGGGTGACGAGCAAGAAAAGTACCTTCAAGGGCAAGTTACTTGCGATGTTGCGTCGCTTACAGAACATAATTTTCTTACCGGTGGTCATTGTGACGCCAAAGGAAAGTTACTCTCTGTGTTTAGGTTAATTCAGCAACAACAGCACCTATTGCTATTACAACCCACTCAAAGTATCGATAAGTCTTTAACTGAGCTCAAAAAATTTGGTGTTTTTGCAAAAGTAGAAATTACGCAATCCAACAATTCATTACTTGCCTGTGTTGGTAAAAAAAGTATTGAATTCATTAAACAAAAATTCAATAAAGTGCCTGATGAGCTTAGCCCTGTGGTGCAATGTGATGATACAACTATCGTTTACATCGCTGGTAATATCAGACGATATTTATTGATAGGCCATAATGAAACATTGGAAAAATATCTTGCGGAAATGACCGTTCCACAAATGAATGAATCCGTGTGGACGCTATTAGAGATCACCGAAGGTTTCCCAATTCTACCTGAACATGCTGTTCAACAATATGTGCCACAAATGTTGAACTTAGACGCAATTGGCGGCATTAGTTTTAACAAAGGCTGCTACCTAGGCCAAGAAACCGTCGCACGCATGCAATACCTTGGTAAAAATAAGAAAACAATGAGTCTGTTCACAGGCACGCTCATTGACTTTAATGAAGAAGTTTCTCTAGAAAAACAATTGGGCGATAACTGGCGAAATGCTGGAGACACATTAAGCTATTATCGAAGTGATAGCGGTAAATACTATGTTCAGGCCGTTGTCGCCAATGATTTAACTACCGACACTAATATAAGATTTAAACAACAGCCATCTTCGACCGCTTCGATGATCGCGCTCCCATATACAACCCAATAA
- a CDS encoding FKBP-type peptidyl-prolyl cis-trans isomerase codes for MNIAENKVVVMHYAVSDSEDTLIDSSYDHKPLAIIHGTGYLIPGLESALAGHKAGDKFDVEVAAEQAYGQREDGYVQTVPKSLFEGIEDLDVGTQLRASTDEGEQTVIVIDVAEDEITVDGNHPLAGLDLKFDVEILEVREATEEELEHGHVHVEGGCGHEH; via the coding sequence ATGAACATTGCTGAAAATAAAGTCGTCGTAATGCACTACGCGGTATCAGACAGTGAAGACACACTAATCGACAGCTCATACGATCACAAACCTCTCGCTATTATTCACGGTACAGGTTACTTAATTCCTGGCTTAGAAAGTGCGTTGGCGGGACACAAAGCCGGTGATAAATTTGATGTTGAAGTGGCTGCTGAACAAGCTTACGGCCAGCGTGAAGACGGTTACGTACAAACGGTACCAAAATCACTTTTTGAAGGTATTGAAGACTTAGACGTTGGTACTCAACTAAGAGCATCTACAGACGAAGGTGAACAAACCGTTATCGTGATCGATGTTGCTGAAGATGAAATTACGGTAGATGGCAATCACCCGCTTGCTGGTTTAGACTTAAAATTTGATGTCGAAATTTTGGAAGTTCGAGAAGCAACTGAGGAAGAGCTTGAACATGGCCATGTTCATGTTGAAGGCGGTTGTGGTCACGAGCACTAA
- a CDS encoding energy transducer TonB, with protein sequence MVHFKTKNLLIIFLFCAFNLSAAPTAESIAKEITTITNAKALKRVPPKYPVEYAKQGAEGWVIVSYVVEPDGNTSNVLIERSSGRKRFEKEALRAIKDWKYNPALENGEPVQQCRNNVRLDFRMKKERAGVSRKFLSLYKKFVSALNEKDAERIEKLAPQMKSYKIFVANESFFKFTSMADYYEYKGDIEKQYSNLGLAVHSGVDAKFYRKLSDKTSKGDSEPQEAWSTKERNKAQQIRTVLHRKLMIELDKGSVSHALNTVNKLLAVSPTKEIGSIYQRQKESLDNFIASEHVLSTKATVNNNGIWQHQLLRSDFSFTEIQGKLDSVDVRCQNKRHVFSINEQTQWKIPENWKTCHLYVKGKEGTEFSLLELPRSLSNDTKVAAHKN encoded by the coding sequence ATGGTTCATTTCAAAACTAAAAATCTGCTTATCATTTTTCTTTTCTGTGCTTTTAATTTATCGGCTGCGCCAACAGCAGAGTCAATTGCAAAAGAAATTACCACCATCACCAATGCGAAAGCGCTCAAACGAGTACCGCCTAAATACCCCGTTGAATATGCGAAACAAGGTGCTGAAGGCTGGGTGATTGTCAGTTATGTTGTCGAGCCTGATGGCAACACCAGTAATGTTTTGATTGAACGCTCTTCAGGTCGAAAGCGTTTTGAAAAAGAAGCATTAAGAGCGATTAAAGATTGGAAATATAACCCAGCGCTTGAAAACGGAGAACCCGTTCAACAGTGTCGTAATAATGTCAGACTTGATTTTAGAATGAAGAAAGAAAGAGCCGGTGTTTCTAGAAAATTTCTCTCGTTATATAAAAAATTTGTCTCTGCGCTAAATGAGAAAGACGCTGAAAGAATCGAGAAATTGGCCCCTCAAATGAAAAGCTATAAGATATTTGTGGCCAATGAGAGCTTTTTTAAGTTCACAAGTATGGCAGATTATTACGAGTACAAAGGAGACATTGAAAAGCAATATTCAAATTTAGGCTTAGCTGTACATAGTGGCGTTGATGCTAAATTTTATCGTAAATTATCTGACAAAACGTCAAAAGGTGACAGTGAACCACAAGAGGCTTGGTCGACTAAAGAACGTAACAAAGCTCAACAAATTCGAACCGTTTTACACCGTAAGTTAATGATTGAGCTTGATAAAGGCAGTGTCTCACATGCGCTAAATACGGTGAATAAGTTGCTGGCAGTGTCACCTACAAAAGAGATTGGCTCCATTTATCAGCGGCAGAAAGAAAGCTTGGATAATTTTATCGCCTCTGAGCATGTGCTTTCTACGAAAGCGACAGTAAATAACAATGGTATTTGGCAACACCAATTGTTACGGAGTGATTTTTCATTTACTGAAATTCAGGGAAAACTCGACTCAGTAGATGTTCGCTGCCAAAACAAGCGGCATGTGTTTTCTATCAACGAGCAGACCCAGTGGAAAATTCCGGAGAATTGGAAAACTTGTCACTTATATGTCAAAGGGAAAGAAGGCACAGAATTTTCACTGCTTGAATTGCCACGCTCATTGAGCAATGACACAAAGGTAGCTGCGCATAAAAACTGA
- a CDS encoding Hsp20 family protein, whose product MRTNTDLSPLYRSFIGFDHLAGLIDKAARSEKQSSYPPYNIESLAEDKYRITMAVAGFAETELDIESKQNHLIITGTKAVTDKGERNFLYQGIAERNFERKFQLGDHVKVIGAFMENGLLHVDLEREIPEALKPRKIAINGKSLLEGSTE is encoded by the coding sequence ATGCGTACTAACACAGATCTAAGCCCACTTTACCGTTCATTCATCGGATTCGACCACTTAGCAGGTCTTATTGATAAAGCGGCACGTTCAGAAAAACAATCTTCTTACCCTCCATACAATATTGAGTCTTTAGCCGAAGATAAATATCGCATTACCATGGCGGTAGCAGGATTTGCTGAAACTGAATTAGACATTGAGTCTAAACAAAACCACCTCATTATTACCGGCACAAAAGCAGTGACCGACAAAGGCGAACGTAACTTTCTTTATCAAGGTATCGCCGAACGTAATTTTGAACGAAAATTCCAGCTAGGAGACCACGTAAAAGTCATTGGTGCTTTTATGGAAAATGGTTTACTGCATGTAGATTTAGAAAGAGAAATTCCGGAAGCATTAAAGCCCAGAAAAATTGCAATTAATGGCAAAAGCCTACTAGAAGGAAGCACTGAGTAA
- a CDS encoding tetratricopeptide repeat protein, translated as MKFASHKAHSVLVSLAMSCSLAIVSSSAKASDSRIHETCETNPQQCLIDIQLKLDTETYQSRVWFQYKLYQLDALFELLELDELYNEVTPWLNADDIPLKFKLAVEIYYAKLLRGKNEKEKAVFHLERAIHTLQDINEVAPDPMLEVQIANALNSLERYQQGYDLLKPLEDKYRNRHMPEFKHELYENLGHFAYRLGDFEQHLQYRLKAQRWAKEHSNKVQIAISTYNIARAYQMLSKYEEAFVYFAKAEEMQAMGKHDQNMIWFRRAEMALEMSELSKAKEYFAFVDREIPSDYYIEMFDQFEVKLKAKREN; from the coding sequence TTGAAGTTTGCTAGTCATAAGGCGCATTCAGTTTTAGTATCTTTAGCGATGTCCTGTTCGCTTGCCATAGTTTCGTCTAGCGCTAAAGCTTCTGATAGCCGTATTCATGAAACATGTGAAACAAATCCTCAGCAGTGCTTGATAGATATTCAATTGAAACTTGATACTGAAACGTATCAAAGTAGAGTTTGGTTTCAATACAAACTTTACCAATTAGATGCACTATTTGAGCTACTAGAGTTAGACGAGCTTTACAATGAAGTGACACCTTGGCTTAACGCTGATGATATACCATTGAAATTTAAACTTGCTGTTGAAATATATTATGCAAAATTGCTTCGTGGTAAAAATGAGAAAGAAAAGGCGGTATTTCACTTAGAAAGAGCCATTCATACATTACAGGACATTAATGAAGTTGCTCCTGATCCTATGTTAGAGGTGCAAATAGCGAATGCGCTTAACTCTCTAGAGCGTTATCAGCAAGGTTACGACTTACTAAAGCCACTTGAAGATAAATATCGCAATCGGCATATGCCTGAGTTCAAGCATGAACTGTATGAAAATTTAGGACACTTTGCATACCGCCTTGGTGATTTTGAACAGCACCTACAATACCGATTAAAAGCGCAGCGCTGGGCAAAGGAACATAGTAATAAAGTGCAAATTGCAATTTCTACCTACAATATTGCTAGGGCTTATCAGATGCTGTCAAAATATGAAGAGGCATTTGTTTACTTTGCTAAAGCAGAAGAAATGCAAGCGATGGGCAAGCATGATCAAAATATGATTTGGTTTCGCCGAGCAGAAATGGCACTTGAAATGAGTGAGTTATCAAAAGCGAAAGAGTATTTTGCTTTTGTTGATCGTGAAATACCTAGTGATTATTACATTGAGATGTTTGATCAGTTTGAGGTAAAGCTCAAAGCTAAAAGGGAAAATTAG
- a CDS encoding SDR family oxidoreductase codes for MSNKRALVCGSSQGIGKACAIELANLGAHVTLFSRNKVALEQVKNELSTERNQRHHVLIADFSKPEEVKSTIENDITQHGGYDILINNTGGPAPGPAHVADSTAFIDAFNLHLVTNHHLVQALIPAMRNNGYGRIINVISTSVKQPIVGLGVSNTIRGAVASWAKTLASELGPFGITVNNVLPGATATARLDAIIEGKAAKQNITIEQATDNEKAQIPVRRFAEPSEFAAAAAFLASPAAGYITGINLPVDGGRTLCL; via the coding sequence TTGAGTAATAAACGAGCACTTGTCTGTGGCAGCAGCCAAGGAATTGGTAAAGCTTGTGCGATAGAGCTTGCAAACCTTGGTGCACATGTCACCCTTTTTTCGCGTAACAAAGTAGCTTTAGAACAAGTAAAAAATGAGCTTTCTACTGAGCGTAATCAAAGACACCATGTCCTCATTGCTGACTTTTCAAAACCAGAGGAAGTAAAAAGCACTATCGAAAATGATATCACTCAGCACGGTGGTTACGACATTCTCATCAATAATACAGGTGGCCCAGCCCCAGGACCCGCCCATGTCGCTGATTCAACGGCTTTTATTGATGCCTTTAACTTACATTTAGTGACCAATCACCATCTCGTCCAAGCACTCATTCCTGCGATGAGAAACAACGGTTATGGGCGAATTATCAATGTTATTTCAACTTCAGTAAAACAGCCTATAGTTGGTCTAGGCGTCTCTAATACCATTCGAGGTGCTGTAGCAAGTTGGGCAAAAACACTGGCAAGCGAATTAGGGCCGTTTGGCATTACCGTCAACAATGTTCTCCCTGGGGCAACCGCAACCGCTAGACTTGATGCCATCATCGAGGGCAAAGCCGCAAAACAAAACATCACCATAGAGCAAGCAACAGACAATGAAAAAGCACAGATCCCAGTGCGCCGTTTTGCAGAGCCCAGCGAGTTTGCAGCCGCTGCCGCCTTTTTAGCCTCTCCTGCTGCAGGCTACATTACAGGGATTAACTTACCTGTTGATGGCGGCCGCACACTTTGTTTGTAA